A part of Solenopsis invicta isolate M01_SB chromosome 2, UNIL_Sinv_3.0, whole genome shotgun sequence genomic DNA contains:
- the LOC105196448 gene encoding DNA-directed RNA polymerase III subunit RPC3 isoform X1, whose protein sequence is MANSSCTSYSCRNMKDFYNKLCLLLLEEFFGSIVQCIGNSLLYGTKTLRAICFGTSLPVAKVKEGLCVLIKHGFVTYQRNEEEVEYTIYQDKIIMILRYPRYILFAKTHCGDEGEIMLEEVLKHGYITASEVIIKTYKRIEQTPSRFNYLNVFSAAEPSIPNLKDVFELLVKNQFLMRSLSFEATRDALKPDYNLPNLDLIAISSVLKGQNTELSDNTIYWKVNFDRLTEDLRDQILISATTQRFDKNAGELMKHMINLMYCRTASWAATSNPIPYTEIKEEVKKSNYEELEHFLDQYLRLIEEDSTQFIRRVGDSGGGQYILNMKNAFKQLTWATVEHIVTERFDSKAARIFRLIRNEIDVNLDQIQTLAMFPAKDAKSITYALSQENYIQTQELKKSGTLSAPTKLTKASPPYRFCIDLTKIVEMETEHCYQALYNIITRRDHESTNNKRLIEKQLRVQILSANLREHGATEQQLADIAEMITPSEIQQLERAQNAIKKLAAAELQVDETLFLFSMYVMYH, encoded by the exons ATGGCCAATTCTTCTTGTACTTCTTATAGTTGTAG AAATATGAAGGACTTTTATAACAAACTGTGCTTGTTGCTGCTAGAGGAATTCTTTGGCTCTATCGTACAGTGCATTGGTAATAGTTTATTGTATGGAACAAAAACGTTGCGTGCAATATGTTTTGGAACAAGTCTACCAGTAGCAAAG GTAAAAGAAGGACTATGTGTTCTTATAAAACATGGTTTTGTCACTTATCAACGAAATGAGGAAGAAGTTGAATATACCATATACCAAgacaaaattattatgattCTTCGCTATCCAAG ATACATACTTTTTGCAAAAACTCACTGTGGAGATGAGGGTGAAATCATGCTGGAAGAGGTATTAAAACATGGATATATCACAGCATCtgaagtaataataaaaacatacaaACGTATTGAACAGACTCCTTCTAGAT TTAATTATCTTAATGTTTTTTCAGCTGCTGAACCATCTATCCCAAATCTGAAAGATGTATTTGAGTTATTggtaaaaaatcaatttttaatgcgCAGTTTATCTTTTGAGGCAACAAGAGATGCGCTAAAGCCTGATTATAATTTACCAAACCTTGATTTGATAGCCATTTCCAGCGTGTTAAAAGGACAAAATACTGAACTTTCggataatacaatatattggaAAGTCAATTTTGATCGGCTTACTGAAGATCTTag GGATCAAATCCTTATATCGGCTACTACTCAAAGATTTGACAAAAATGCTGGAGAATTAATGAAACACATGATCAATTTGATGTACTGTCGGACCGCATCTTGGGCAGCTACCTCAAATCCAATTCCGTACACCGAAATAAAAGAAGaagtaaaaaagtcaaattatgAAGAGCTTGAGCATTTTCTTGATCAATACTTGCGGCTTATAGAAGAAGACAGTACGCAATTCATCAGACGCGTTGGCGATTCTGGTGGAGGGCAATATATACTTAACATGAAGAACGCATTTAAACAGTTAACGTGGGCAACTGTGGAGCATATCGTTACAGAAAGATTTGATTCTAAAGCTGCAAGAATTTTCAg ATTAATTCGTAATGAAATTGACGTTAATCTGGACCAAATCCAGACTTTAGCAATGTTTCCAGCAAAAGATGCAAAATCCATAACATATGCCCTGTCGCAGGAAAATTACATACAAACCCAAGAGTTGAAGAAAAGTGGAACTTTGTCAGCACCAACAAAACTGACGAAAGCATCTCCACCTTATCGTTTTTGCATCGATTTAACTAAAATTGTCGAAATGGAAACCGAACATTGTTATCAAgcattgtataatattataacaagacGAGATCATGAATCTACTAATAACAAACGCTTGATAGAAAAGCAATTGAGAGTACAGATACTCTCTGCCAATTTGAGAGAACATGGCGCAACGGAACAGCAATTGGctgat attgcaGAAATGATAACGCCATCTGAGATTCAACAGCTTGAAAGAGCACAAAATGCGATTAAAAAACTGGCAGCCGCAGAATTACAAGTAGATGaaaccttatttttattttccatgtATGTCATGTATCATTAA
- the LOC105196448 gene encoding DNA-directed RNA polymerase III subunit RPC3 isoform X2: protein MANSSCTSYSCRNMKDFYNKLCLLLLEEFFGSIVQCIGNSLLYGTKTLRAICFGTSLPVAKVKEGLCVLIKHGFVTYQRNEEEVEYTIYQDKIIMILRYPRYILFAKTHCGDEGEIMLEEVLKHGYITASEVIIKTYKRIEQTPSRSAEPSIPNLKDVFELLVKNQFLMRSLSFEATRDALKPDYNLPNLDLIAISSVLKGQNTELSDNTIYWKVNFDRLTEDLRDQILISATTQRFDKNAGELMKHMINLMYCRTASWAATSNPIPYTEIKEEVKKSNYEELEHFLDQYLRLIEEDSTQFIRRVGDSGGGQYILNMKNAFKQLTWATVEHIVTERFDSKAARIFRLIRNEIDVNLDQIQTLAMFPAKDAKSITYALSQENYIQTQELKKSGTLSAPTKLTKASPPYRFCIDLTKIVEMETEHCYQALYNIITRRDHESTNNKRLIEKQLRVQILSANLREHGATEQQLADIAEMITPSEIQQLERAQNAIKKLAAAELQVDETLFLFSMYVMYH, encoded by the exons ATGGCCAATTCTTCTTGTACTTCTTATAGTTGTAG AAATATGAAGGACTTTTATAACAAACTGTGCTTGTTGCTGCTAGAGGAATTCTTTGGCTCTATCGTACAGTGCATTGGTAATAGTTTATTGTATGGAACAAAAACGTTGCGTGCAATATGTTTTGGAACAAGTCTACCAGTAGCAAAG GTAAAAGAAGGACTATGTGTTCTTATAAAACATGGTTTTGTCACTTATCAACGAAATGAGGAAGAAGTTGAATATACCATATACCAAgacaaaattattatgattCTTCGCTATCCAAG ATACATACTTTTTGCAAAAACTCACTGTGGAGATGAGGGTGAAATCATGCTGGAAGAGGTATTAAAACATGGATATATCACAGCATCtgaagtaataataaaaacatacaaACGTATTGAACAGACTCCTTCTAGAT CTGCTGAACCATCTATCCCAAATCTGAAAGATGTATTTGAGTTATTggtaaaaaatcaatttttaatgcgCAGTTTATCTTTTGAGGCAACAAGAGATGCGCTAAAGCCTGATTATAATTTACCAAACCTTGATTTGATAGCCATTTCCAGCGTGTTAAAAGGACAAAATACTGAACTTTCggataatacaatatattggaAAGTCAATTTTGATCGGCTTACTGAAGATCTTag GGATCAAATCCTTATATCGGCTACTACTCAAAGATTTGACAAAAATGCTGGAGAATTAATGAAACACATGATCAATTTGATGTACTGTCGGACCGCATCTTGGGCAGCTACCTCAAATCCAATTCCGTACACCGAAATAAAAGAAGaagtaaaaaagtcaaattatgAAGAGCTTGAGCATTTTCTTGATCAATACTTGCGGCTTATAGAAGAAGACAGTACGCAATTCATCAGACGCGTTGGCGATTCTGGTGGAGGGCAATATATACTTAACATGAAGAACGCATTTAAACAGTTAACGTGGGCAACTGTGGAGCATATCGTTACAGAAAGATTTGATTCTAAAGCTGCAAGAATTTTCAg ATTAATTCGTAATGAAATTGACGTTAATCTGGACCAAATCCAGACTTTAGCAATGTTTCCAGCAAAAGATGCAAAATCCATAACATATGCCCTGTCGCAGGAAAATTACATACAAACCCAAGAGTTGAAGAAAAGTGGAACTTTGTCAGCACCAACAAAACTGACGAAAGCATCTCCACCTTATCGTTTTTGCATCGATTTAACTAAAATTGTCGAAATGGAAACCGAACATTGTTATCAAgcattgtataatattataacaagacGAGATCATGAATCTACTAATAACAAACGCTTGATAGAAAAGCAATTGAGAGTACAGATACTCTCTGCCAATTTGAGAGAACATGGCGCAACGGAACAGCAATTGGctgat attgcaGAAATGATAACGCCATCTGAGATTCAACAGCTTGAAAGAGCACAAAATGCGATTAAAAAACTGGCAGCCGCAGAATTACAAGTAGATGaaaccttatttttattttccatgtATGTCATGTATCATTAA